From a single Leptidea sinapis chromosome 19, ilLepSina1.1, whole genome shotgun sequence genomic region:
- the LOC126969777 gene encoding RWD domain-containing protein 2A codes for MDTLQVKMMLSLSHQLEELELLQSMYSNYNELRVNDEIALEEISQYIHGKTIFTPRHLDLTINILVDKLKLEILINLPTLYPHQEPSVTVRCDQLNRQEESDFNKGLQEFVKTKHIGGEVCLHTIILWVQDNVISFKKVENDDSLKIQTTSTNTLKAKKDMFARYWIVSHHIYSKKKRDEILRLAKELNLTGFCLPGKPGVICIEGIESDCNAWWKIIRSMTWKKIALKKMESFKLSRQDSQQRFQNFEELHFQNACNNGKHPNMSEFSKYIEKHRLTESFNELFGFCNT; via the coding sequence ATGGATACACTACAAGTAAAAATGATGTTATCTCTATCTCATCAATTGGAAGAACTTGAATTGTTACAGTCAATGTATTCAAATTATAATGAGCTAAGAGTGAATGATGAAATTGCACTAGAAGAAATTAGCCAGTACATACATggaaaaactatttttactCCTCGACATCTGGaccttacaataaatatattagtagataaattaaaattggaaatacttataaatttgcCTACTCTATACCCACACCAGGAACCAAGTGTAACTGTAAGATGTGATCAATTAAATCGTCAGGAGGAAAGTGATTTCAATAAAGGATTGCAGGAATttgtaaaaacaaaacacaTTGGTGGAGAGGTTTGTTTgcatactattatattatgggtgcaagacaatgTTATAAGTTTTAAGAAGGTTGAAAATGATGATTCCTTAAAAATTCAAACTACTTCAACCAATACTTTAAAAGCAAAAAAGGACATGTTTGCAAGATATTGGATTGTGTCTCATCATATCTATAGTAAGAAAAAACGGGATGAAATCCTGAGATTGGcaaaagaattaaatttaaCTGGTTTTTGCTTACCAGGAAAGCCTGGAGTCATATGTATAGAAGGTATTGAAAGTGATTGTAATGCATGGTGGAAAATAATAAGATCTATGACTTGGAAAAAAATTGCACTAAAGAAAATGGAATCCTTTAAGTTGAGTAGACAAGACAGTCAACAGAGATTTCAAAATTTTGAAGAGCTGCATTTTCAAAATGCATGTAACAATGGGAAACATCCTAATATGAGtgaattttcaaaatacattGAAAAGCATAGATTGACAGAATCTTTTAATGAGTTATTTGGGTTTTGTAATACTTAA